From Mannheimia pernigra, one genomic window encodes:
- a CDS encoding TRAP transporter permease, with protein MSVESKADYDDLQDMVASNDTGGRTPSGLAKKAIVYGAILWSLFQIYYASPLPFVFQEWLTQLGFSLNVVVDDTKARSIHLAFAVFLAFLAYPAFASSPKHRIPKIDWVFAIVGACLALYYIFFYDGLVKRFGAPNTQDIIAGCLGILLVLEATRRSLGLPLVIIAMVFLVYNFFGQYFPADWIVSHRSGSLSQIINQQWITTEGVFGVALGVSTKYVFLFVLFGALLDKAGAGNYFIKTAFAYLGHLRGGPAKAAVVSSALTGLISGSSIANVVTTGTFTIPMMKRVGFSKEKSGAVEVASSVNGQIMPPVMGAAAFLMIEYVNMPYSQLITHAFLPALISYIALVYIVHLEACKMNLQGLPRSEPPSPILVFLLRAVTSILVVLALVIGVYYGLGWIRAITPDFAFGIVCALLAVWYLLAIRRVASFPDLEADDPNSGIVSLPKKKPTVNAGLHYLIPVVVLLWCLMVEMLSPGLSAFWGTVTLIFIQLTQRPLLHVFRKEAVTVELVKQGLKDVIDSLEAGGRNMTGIALATATAGVIVGVVALTGFGVQLSSVIEILSMGNIVLMLILVAIFSLILGMGLPTTANYIVVSSLMATVIVEVGRQNGLIVPLIAVHLFVFYFGIMADVTPPVGLASFAAAAISGGSPIKTGLVAFLYSLRTAILPFLFIFNTDLLLIDLHYPGQGWLVFFTATVGVLAFTSATMNYILTKNKWWETALLVIAAFALFRPGFFMDRIYPSERHIEPVHFEEQLLESQVGQNVTLKVKGLNPYGKEIEFYAQLPVPEGSTGEERLKNVGLTLIQTDEKINVDGVDTPKLVIDMVEIDSPAAKAGLNWDQTLLYVAVPQSAPAKEWMFIPALLVVFGVVANQRRRVKKS; from the coding sequence ATGTCGGTTGAATCTAAAGCGGATTATGATGACCTGCAAGATATGGTGGCATCAAATGATACAGGGGGGCGAACCCCCTCTGGTTTGGCGAAGAAGGCGATTGTGTATGGGGCTATTCTTTGGTCTCTCTTTCAAATTTATTATGCCTCTCCATTGCCGTTTGTGTTCCAAGAGTGGCTCACTCAATTAGGCTTTTCGTTGAATGTGGTGGTGGATGATACGAAAGCCCGTTCTATCCATCTGGCGTTTGCGGTGTTTTTAGCCTTTTTGGCTTATCCTGCCTTTGCAAGTTCCCCTAAACATCGGATACCGAAGATCGATTGGGTATTTGCGATAGTGGGGGCTTGTTTGGCGTTGTATTATATTTTCTTTTATGATGGATTAGTTAAACGTTTCGGGGCGCCTAATACGCAAGATATTATTGCAGGCTGTTTGGGGATTTTATTGGTGCTTGAAGCCACTCGCCGTAGCCTTGGCTTGCCACTTGTGATTATTGCGATGGTGTTCTTGGTTTATAATTTCTTTGGGCAGTATTTTCCTGCTGATTGGATTGTAAGCCATCGTTCTGGTTCTCTTTCTCAAATCATTAACCAGCAATGGATTACCACAGAGGGGGTGTTTGGGGTTGCATTGGGTGTTTCCACTAAATATGTGTTCTTATTTGTGTTATTCGGTGCGTTGTTAGATAAAGCAGGGGCAGGGAATTACTTCATTAAAACGGCGTTTGCTTATTTAGGTCACTTGCGTGGTGGTCCTGCAAAAGCCGCAGTGGTTTCTTCGGCATTAACTGGTTTGATTTCGGGTTCGTCTATCGCTAATGTGGTGACAACAGGCACGTTTACCATTCCAATGATGAAACGTGTGGGCTTTAGCAAAGAAAAATCGGGTGCGGTAGAGGTTGCTTCATCAGTAAATGGGCAGATTATGCCGCCTGTTATGGGGGCTGCGGCGTTTTTGATGATTGAATATGTGAATATGCCTTATAGCCAGTTGATTACACACGCGTTTTTACCCGCGTTGATTTCTTATATCGCATTGGTTTATATCGTGCATTTGGAAGCCTGTAAAATGAATTTGCAAGGCTTGCCAAGAAGTGAGCCGCCTAGCCCAATATTGGTGTTTTTATTAAGAGCAGTGACCTCAATTTTAGTGGTGTTAGCTTTGGTGATTGGCGTTTATTACGGTTTAGGTTGGATTCGTGCCATTACGCCTGATTTTGCCTTTGGGATTGTGTGTGCTTTATTAGCGGTGTGGTATTTGTTAGCCATTCGTCGGGTGGCGAGCTTTCCTGATTTAGAGGCAGATGATCCAAATTCAGGTATTGTGTCGTTACCGAAGAAAAAACCAACGGTAAATGCTGGCTTACATTACTTAATTCCTGTTGTGGTATTGCTTTGGTGCTTAATGGTTGAAATGCTTTCGCCAGGGCTTTCTGCATTTTGGGGAACCGTTACGCTGATTTTCATTCAATTAACTCAGCGTCCTTTATTACACGTTTTCCGCAAAGAGGCGGTGACGGTTGAACTTGTCAAGCAGGGGCTAAAAGATGTGATTGATAGCCTTGAGGCAGGTGGTCGTAATATGACGGGTATTGCCTTAGCTACCGCAACGGCAGGGGTGATTGTGGGTGTTGTTGCATTAACAGGATTTGGTGTTCAGCTTTCAAGCGTGATTGAAATTCTGTCAATGGGTAACATTGTGTTAATGTTGATTTTAGTTGCCATTTTTAGTTTGATTTTAGGAATGGGATTACCTACAACGGCAAACTATATTGTGGTGTCATCATTAATGGCAACCGTGATTGTGGAAGTAGGGCGTCAAAATGGATTAATTGTGCCACTTATTGCGGTGCATTTATTTGTGTTCTATTTCGGGATTATGGCAGATGTGACGCCACCTGTCGGTTTAGCCTCTTTCGCTGCCGCGGCAATTTCAGGCGGTAGCCCGATTAAAACAGGTTTAGTGGCTTTTTTATATAGTTTGAGAACCGCAATTCTTCCGTTCCTATTTATTTTTAATACGGATTTATTGTTGATTGATCTTCACTATCCAGGACAGGGTTGGTTGGTGTTCTTTACTGCAACGGTTGGGGTGTTAGCGTTTACCTCGGCAACCATGAATTATATTTTAACTAAAAATAAATGGTGGGAAACGGCATTACTTGTGATTGCAGCCTTTGCATTATTTCGCCCAGGCTTTTTTATGGATCGTATTTATCCGTCTGAACGTCATATTGAGCCAGTGCATTTTGAAGAACAGTTGCTTGAAAGTCAGGTAGGTCAAAATGTTACCTTAAAAGTGAAAGGGTTAAATCCTTACGGTAAAGAAATTGAGTTTTACGCTCAATTACCTGTACCAGAAGGCTCAACGGGTGAAGAGCGTTTGAAAAACGTAGGTTTAACGCTTATTCAAACCGATGAAAAAATTAACGTTGATGGTGTAGACACACCAAAACTCGTGATTGATATGGTTGAGATCGATTCTCCAGCCGCGAAAGCTGGCTTGAATTGGGATCAAACGTTACTTTATGTGGCTGTTCCACAATCCGCTCCAGCGAAAGAGTGGATGTTCATTCCTGCTTTATTGGTTGTGTTTGGTGTTGTGGCAAACCAACGCCGTAGAGTGAAAAAATCATAA
- the rsmB gene encoding 16S rRNA (cytosine(967)-C(5))-methyltransferase RsmB, protein MKKNSAALSSRAMSANILLQVLEQGKSLSTLMFDTQKQLNPKDLPLVQEITFGVCRVLPRLEAIIKLLVAKPLKGKTRLVHCLLLVGLYQLLYMRVPAHAAVDEVVNATKALKLDSFRALTNGVLRRFLREQESILAKVDKHWQTLHPEWLVNKLKKAYPHWREIIEANNQRPPMWIRVNQQHIKAKDYAVLLNDLVAKNSENSTACTSANIPECAILLDKPVVVNQLVHFEQGWATVQDAHAQWSAELLGAENGELILDACAAPGGKTTHILEKSPLAKVMALDIEENRLHRVRENLARLGQTAEIMCGDAAKPDEWLEKGVMFDRILLDAPCSATGVIRRHPDIKWLRQESDIAELATLQRNILNALWERLKPNGILLYATCSVLPEENSEQIQRFVQEMPTAKLVEMDFNGEKVLEKQFFPEQNSGDGFFYAKLQKVAN, encoded by the coding sequence ATGAAAAAAAATTCTGCTGCACTCTCTTCTCGAGCGATGAGTGCAAATATTCTTTTACAAGTACTTGAGCAAGGTAAATCGCTTTCTACGCTGATGTTTGACACGCAAAAACAACTTAACCCAAAAGATTTACCGCTTGTGCAAGAAATTACTTTTGGGGTGTGCCGAGTGTTGCCTCGCCTTGAGGCTATCATCAAATTATTAGTGGCAAAACCGCTCAAAGGCAAAACGCGTTTGGTGCATTGTTTGTTGTTGGTGGGGTTATATCAACTTCTTTATATGCGAGTGCCTGCCCACGCTGCGGTTGATGAAGTGGTGAATGCGACTAAAGCATTAAAATTGGATAGTTTTCGTGCTTTAACAAATGGTGTGTTACGCCGTTTTTTGCGTGAACAAGAAAGCATTTTGGCGAAAGTGGATAAGCATTGGCAAACCCTGCACCCCGAATGGTTGGTAAACAAGCTAAAAAAAGCCTACCCTCATTGGCGTGAAATTATTGAGGCAAATAACCAACGCCCTCCAATGTGGATTCGTGTTAATCAGCAACATATTAAAGCAAAAGATTATGCGGTGCTGCTTAATGATTTAGTTGCAAAAAATTCGGAAAATTCGACCGCTTGTACTTCAGCAAATATTCCCGAATGTGCGATTTTGTTAGACAAACCCGTTGTTGTTAATCAACTTGTTCATTTTGAACAAGGCTGGGCAACCGTGCAAGATGCTCACGCCCAATGGTCGGCGGAATTATTAGGGGCAGAAAATGGCGAGCTGATTTTAGATGCCTGTGCCGCCCCGGGTGGAAAAACCACCCATATTTTAGAAAAATCGCCACTGGCGAAAGTGATGGCGTTAGATATTGAAGAAAACCGCTTACACCGCGTGCGTGAGAACCTCGCCCGACTTGGACAAACCGCAGAGATAATGTGTGGCGATGCTGCCAAACCTGATGAATGGCTAGAAAAAGGTGTGATGTTCGATCGCATTTTGCTTGATGCCCCTTGTTCTGCAACAGGCGTTATTCGCCGTCATCCAGATATTAAATGGCTTCGCCAAGAAAGCGATATTGCAGAGCTGGCAACACTACAAAGAAATATTCTCAATGCCTTATGGGAAAGACTAAAACCCAATGGCATTTTGCTTTATGCAACTTGTTCAGTGCTACCCGAAGAAAATAGTGAGCAAATTCAACGATTTGTACAAGAAATGCCAACTGCAAAATTAGTGGAAATGGATTTTAACGGCGAAAAAGTGCTAGAGAAACAGTTTTTTCCTGAGCAAAATAGTGGCGATGGATTTTTCTACGCAAAATTACAAAAAGTGGCAAATTAA
- a CDS encoding TAXI family TRAP transporter solute-binding subunit — translation MKKLVKLSFLASLVMGGASVHAAETFVTIGTGGQTGVYYVVGQSICQLVNRDTAKTGVKCNAPSTGGSVANLNAIAVKEMDMGIAQSDWQYHAYNGSSSFEGKKNDKIRAIFSLHPEPFTVMARTDSGIASFDDLKAKRVNVGDPGSGTRATMNVILAAKGWTDRDFKVASELKPAEMASVMCDNNLDAITYNVGHPNGALKEAAASCEAKLVPVVGPEIDKLVADHSYYAKATIPGGLYKGSDEPTDTFGVYATLVTSSDVDADKVYTVTKAVFDNFDRFKRLHPAFANLKQEEMIKNALSAPLHEGAVRYYKEKGWMQ, via the coding sequence ATGAAAAAATTAGTCAAACTTTCTTTTCTTGCCAGCTTAGTAATGGGTGGGGCATCTGTTCACGCGGCTGAAACGTTTGTGACTATCGGTACGGGTGGTCAAACGGGGGTTTATTATGTGGTGGGGCAGTCGATTTGTCAGTTAGTAAACCGTGATACGGCAAAAACCGGGGTGAAATGTAATGCACCATCAACGGGCGGCTCGGTGGCAAATTTAAATGCGATTGCAGTGAAAGAAATGGATATGGGGATTGCTCAATCAGATTGGCAATACCACGCTTATAATGGTTCAAGCTCATTTGAGGGGAAGAAAAATGATAAAATTCGTGCCATTTTCTCCCTTCATCCCGAGCCGTTTACCGTAATGGCACGGACGGATTCGGGTATTGCCTCTTTCGATGATTTAAAAGCAAAACGGGTGAATGTGGGTGACCCAGGTTCGGGCACGCGTGCAACAATGAATGTGATTTTAGCCGCAAAAGGTTGGACGGATAGAGATTTTAAAGTGGCCTCCGAATTAAAACCTGCAGAAATGGCATCAGTTATGTGTGATAACAATTTAGATGCGATTACTTATAACGTGGGGCACCCAAATGGGGCATTAAAAGAAGCCGCTGCGTCTTGTGAGGCAAAATTAGTGCCAGTGGTGGGGCCTGAAATTGATAAATTAGTTGCCGATCATTCTTACTATGCAAAAGCAACCATTCCTGGTGGGTTATATAAAGGCTCAGATGAGCCAACAGACACCTTTGGGGTGTATGCAACGTTGGTAACATCTTCTGATGTGGATGCCGATAAAGTGTATACCGTGACTAAAGCGGTGTTTGATAATTTTGATCGTTTTAAACGTTTACACCCAGCATTTGCGAATTTAAAACAAGAAGAGATGATTAAAAATGCACTTTCTGCCCCTTTGCACGAGGGGGCGGTGCGTTATTATAAAGAAAAAGGTTGGATGCAGTAA
- a CDS encoding L-fuculose-phosphate aldolase: MERQQLARQIIDTCLEMTRIGLNQGTAGNVSVRYKDGMLITPTGTPYEEMTEDSIVFVDGNGKHEEGKLPSSEWQFHLAVYEAHSELNAVVHNHAKNCAAVSILGEPIPAIHYMIACTGTDHIPCVPYAPFGTHQLADYVREGIKSSKAILLAHHGLITADKTLDKALGVAHEVEVIAEWYLKLLATGKAIPTLNKEQMDIVLEKFKSYGSWVEER; the protein is encoded by the coding sequence ATGGAAAGACAACAACTGGCAAGACAAATTATTGACACCTGTCTTGAAATGACCCGAATCGGGTTAAACCAAGGCACAGCAGGTAATGTCAGTGTGCGTTATAAAGACGGTATGCTGATTACCCCAACAGGCACACCTTATGAAGAAATGACGGAAGATTCTATCGTGTTTGTTGATGGTAACGGTAAGCACGAAGAGGGTAAACTCCCCTCAAGCGAATGGCAGTTCCATTTGGCAGTTTATGAAGCTCATTCAGAGCTAAATGCAGTGGTGCATAACCACGCAAAAAACTGTGCCGCAGTTTCTATTTTAGGTGAACCCATACCCGCTATTCACTATATGATTGCGTGTACTGGCACCGACCACATTCCATGCGTACCTTACGCCCCCTTTGGCACCCATCAATTAGCCGATTATGTGCGAGAAGGAATTAAAAGCAGTAAAGCAATTTTATTGGCACATCACGGCTTAATCACTGCCGATAAAACCCTAGACAAAGCCCTAGGTGTGGCTCACGAAGTAGAAGTGATCGCAGAATGGTATCTGAAATTACTCGCTACAGGTAAAGCTATCCCAACGTTAAACAAAGAACAGATGGATATCGTATTAGAAAAATTTAAATCCTACGGTTCTTGGGTGGAAGAAAGGTAA
- a CDS encoding universal stress protein: protein MYNKILIAIDLTDLKSAKYAVDTALQITANNPNAVYRVASIIEPVDNSLISAFLPKNFDKEVVAEANQKLHDFTKAHFPTGSKVQHIVAYGTIYEEICRIAEEKAVDLILMLASSKPNAKGLSSNTVKVARNSTKPILVLR, encoded by the coding sequence ATGTATAACAAAATACTTATTGCCATTGATTTAACCGATCTTAAAAGTGCAAAATATGCAGTCGATACAGCATTGCAGATAACCGCAAATAATCCAAATGCGGTTTATCGTGTGGCTTCTATTATTGAGCCAGTAGATAACAGTTTGATTTCCGCTTTTTTGCCGAAAAATTTTGATAAAGAAGTGGTTGCAGAAGCGAATCAAAAATTGCACGACTTTACTAAAGCCCATTTTCCTACGGGCTCAAAAGTGCAGCACATTGTGGCGTATGGCACAATTTATGAAGAAATTTGTCGTATTGCAGAAGAGAAAGCGGTCGATTTAATTCTGATGCTTGCAAGTAGTAAGCCGAATGCGAAGGGGCTGAGTTCTAATACGGTAAAAGTGGCTCGTAATAGCACTAAACCAATTTTAGTTTTAAGATAA
- the trkA gene encoding Trk system potassium transporter TrkA: MKIIILGAGQVGSTLAENLVSENNDLVLIDNDPSRLDKLKDKHDLQVIRGEFASPQVLREAGASDADLLVAVTDSDEVNMIACQIAYTLFNVPTKIARIRSADYVREKELLFNDNVLPIDHIIAPEMLVKKDILRLIHYPGALQITHFANEQVSIVNVKAYYGGPLVGYPISALRDHLPHIEVRVVSIFRQDKSIVPQGSTIIEAGDEVFFICATSHIRAVMSELQRLERPHKRIMIVGGGSIGSSLAHDLEDQYSVKIIERNPKRAEKLAEKLSKTLVLTGDASDKELLFEEHIENIDLFLAVTSDDESNIMSALLAKRLGAKKVIVLVQRLAYLHLIQGGTIDIAISPQQATISALASYVRKGDILQVSSLKLGVAGAVEIIAHGDETSSKVVGKQIREIKLPQGAIIGAVVRREAVIIAHKSTVIEENDRVIIFVNDKKQIDEIEKLFQIGVFFL, encoded by the coding sequence ATGAAAATTATCATTTTAGGTGCGGGGCAGGTGGGCTCAACACTGGCAGAAAATTTAGTCAGCGAAAATAACGATTTGGTTTTGATTGATAATGACCCCTCTCGTTTAGATAAACTTAAAGACAAGCACGATTTACAAGTGATTCGAGGCGAATTTGCTTCGCCACAAGTATTGCGAGAGGCGGGGGCAAGCGATGCAGATTTGTTGGTTGCGGTAACAGACAGCGATGAGGTGAATATGATTGCCTGTCAAATTGCTTATACTCTGTTTAATGTGCCAACTAAAATTGCCCGTATTCGAAGTGCGGATTATGTGCGAGAAAAAGAGCTGCTGTTTAACGATAATGTGTTGCCCATCGATCATATTATTGCGCCTGAAATGCTAGTAAAAAAAGATATTCTTCGCCTTATTCACTATCCGGGGGCGTTGCAAATTACCCACTTTGCGAATGAGCAAGTGAGCATTGTAAATGTGAAAGCCTATTATGGCGGCCCTTTGGTTGGTTACCCGATTTCGGCGTTGCGTGATCACCTTCCTCATATTGAAGTGCGTGTGGTCTCTATTTTTCGCCAAGACAAGTCTATTGTGCCACAAGGTTCTACCATTATTGAGGCAGGCGATGAGGTGTTTTTTATCTGTGCAACCTCACATATTCGAGCGGTAATGAGTGAACTGCAACGCTTAGAGCGTCCTCACAAACGCATTATGATTGTAGGCGGAGGGAGCATCGGTTCCTCACTCGCTCACGATTTGGAAGATCAATATAGTGTTAAAATTATTGAACGTAACCCAAAACGTGCTGAAAAATTGGCGGAAAAACTGTCTAAAACCCTCGTTTTAACTGGCGATGCCTCGGATAAAGAGCTATTGTTTGAAGAACATATTGAAAATATTGATTTATTCCTTGCCGTGACGAGCGATGATGAGTCTAATATTATGTCAGCCTTGCTTGCTAAACGGCTTGGTGCGAAGAAAGTGATCGTTTTAGTGCAGCGTTTGGCTTATTTACACTTAATTCAAGGCGGTACGATTGATATTGCAATATCGCCACAACAAGCGACGATTTCTGCCCTTGCTAGCTATGTACGAAAAGGCGATATTTTACAAGTGTCTTCGTTAAAACTCGGCGTGGCGGGTGCGGTAGAAATTATTGCTCACGGTGATGAAACCTCTTCTAAAGTGGTTGGCAAACAAATTCGAGAAATTAAGTTACCGCAAGGTGCCATTATTGGTGCGGTGGTTCGTAGAGAAGCGGTGATTATTGCCCATAAATCAACAGTAATTGAAGAAAATGACCGAGTCATTATTTTTGTGAATGATAAAAAACAGATCGATGAAATTGAAAAACTCTTCCAAATTGGGGTGTTTTTCCTGTAA
- the fucK gene encoding L-fuculokinase, which produces MPISLIFDCGATNLRTIAIDQTGQIVAAHHLPNNTQPDAENPEFHIWDIEEIWSKLMICAKQTLAQLSEQQRQQIVGISVTTFGVDGAFFDKNGKQLYPIISWKCPRTLPIMENFAHYIDVEALYRRNGVGHYSFNTLFKLLWLKENKPDIYTQAESFLFISSILTYRLTGVQSTDRTMAGTSMMTNIENDAWDNEVLELLGLTEKHFPPMKNAGEVVGTLKREISDELGLSGQIPVISCGHDTQFAIFGSGAGYNQPVLSSGTWEILMVRSPKAKPQPQFVENGLTIEFDSQSGYFNPGVQWVASGVMEWVGKRFFSDAADTPNYYATMIGEATEVPAGSNGVKLVGNFDGTTDQTGSITGLSMHTSRGEIYRAGLEYMAHRLKDGLNVLQEVSNFNAESLICVGGGSKNALWNQIRVDVLNRPIDVVDFPESTVLGAAMFTFAGAGVFNSPNAAQQAMKPNVKRVEPSANNQFYR; this is translated from the coding sequence ATGCCAATTTCCCTTATTTTTGACTGTGGTGCCACCAATCTACGAACTATCGCAATCGACCAAACAGGTCAAATTGTGGCGGCACATCACTTACCGAATAACACGCAGCCTGATGCGGAAAATCCTGAGTTTCACATTTGGGATATTGAAGAAATTTGGTCAAAATTAATGATTTGTGCCAAACAAACCCTTGCTCAACTTTCGGAACAACAACGACAACAAATTGTTGGGATTTCCGTCACGACATTTGGCGTGGACGGTGCATTTTTTGATAAAAACGGCAAGCAGCTTTACCCGATTATTTCGTGGAAATGCCCAAGAACCTTGCCAATTATGGAAAATTTCGCCCATTATATTGATGTAGAAGCCTTATATCGCCGCAACGGCGTAGGGCATTACAGCTTTAACACCTTATTCAAATTATTGTGGCTAAAAGAGAACAAACCTGACATTTACACCCAAGCAGAGAGCTTCTTATTTATTTCGTCCATTTTGACCTACCGACTAACGGGTGTACAAAGCACCGACCGCACAATGGCAGGCACCTCAATGATGACAAATATTGAAAACGACGCTTGGGATAACGAAGTGTTAGAGCTGCTCGGCTTAACCGAAAAACACTTCCCACCAATGAAAAATGCAGGCGAGGTTGTGGGAACATTAAAAAGAGAGATTTCCGACGAGTTAGGACTAAGCGGTCAAATTCCAGTGATTTCTTGCGGACACGACACCCAATTTGCAATTTTCGGTTCAGGGGCTGGCTACAATCAGCCTGTTTTAAGCTCTGGCACTTGGGAAATTTTAATGGTTCGCTCCCCCAAAGCAAAACCGCAACCGCAATTTGTGGAAAATGGCTTAACCATTGAGTTTGACAGCCAGTCAGGCTATTTCAACCCAGGTGTGCAATGGGTGGCTTCAGGGGTGATGGAGTGGGTTGGCAAACGCTTCTTCTCTGATGCGGCAGATACACCGAACTACTACGCCACAATGATTGGCGAAGCAACAGAAGTACCAGCTGGCTCAAACGGCGTGAAATTGGTCGGCAACTTTGACGGCACAACAGACCAAACAGGATCCATTACAGGTTTATCTATGCACACCTCTCGTGGCGAAATTTACCGAGCAGGTTTGGAATATATGGCTCACCGCCTAAAAGACGGACTGAATGTATTACAAGAAGTCAGCAACTTCAATGCGGAAAGTTTGATTTGCGTAGGCGGAGGTTCTAAAAATGCGTTGTGGAACCAAATCCGAGTCGATGTGCTAAATCGCCCAATTGATGTGGTGGATTTCCCAGAAAGTACGGTGTTGGGGGCAGCAATGTTCACCTTTGCTGGGGCGGGTGTATTTAACAGCCCAAATGCCGCACAACAGGCAATGAAGCCAAATGTGAAACGGGTTGAGCCATCAGCAAATAATCAATTTTATAGATAG
- the fucI gene encoding L-fucose isomerase, whose product MTTLKSTPVKIGIRPTIDGRRLGVRESLEDQTMNMAKAVANLIQSELRHPNGDVVECVIADSTIGGVAEAAACAEKFKRENVGAVITVTPCWCYGSETIDMDPHMPKAIWGFNGTERPGAVYLAAALAGHSQLGLPAFSIYGTEVQEAGDQSIPADVREKLLRFARTGLAVATLRGKSYLSIGSVSMGIAGSIVNQEFFQNYLGMRNEYVDMTEIKRRLDRNIYDEAEFKLAMDWVKVYCKEGVDVNAPENQRSPEEREKLWEDVVKMTIIARDLMVGNPRLAELGYGEEALGHNAIAAGFQGQRHWTDHLPNGDFLEAMLNSTYDWNGVRPPYIMATENDSLNGVNMLFGNLLTGQAQVFADVRTYWSEDSVERVTGWRPESGFIHLINSGSAALDGTGQHTDKDGKPTIKPAWEVTEEDGKRCLENTHWCPAVHEYFRGGGLSSQFLTKGGMPFTMHRINLIKGIGPVLQIAEGWSIDLPEHVHDTLNKRTNETWPTTWFVPRLTGKGAFADVYSVMANWGANHCVATYGHVGADLITLASMLRIPVCMHNVEDKDVFRPSAWNGFGQDKEGQDYRACANFGPLYK is encoded by the coding sequence ATGACAACGTTAAAATCCACCCCTGTTAAAATTGGTATCCGCCCAACTATTGACGGTCGCCGTTTAGGAGTGCGTGAATCACTTGAAGATCAAACAATGAATATGGCGAAAGCCGTAGCAAATTTAATTCAATCTGAACTCCGTCATCCAAATGGCGATGTTGTTGAGTGCGTAATTGCAGATAGCACCATCGGTGGTGTTGCCGAAGCAGCGGCTTGTGCGGAAAAATTCAAACGTGAAAATGTCGGTGCAGTTATCACCGTTACCCCTTGTTGGTGCTATGGCTCAGAAACGATTGATATGGATCCACATATGCCGAAAGCGATTTGGGGCTTTAACGGCACAGAACGCCCAGGTGCAGTCTATTTAGCCGCAGCTCTCGCAGGACATAGCCAATTAGGTTTACCCGCCTTCTCAATCTACGGCACTGAAGTACAAGAAGCTGGAGACCAATCCATTCCTGCGGATGTGCGTGAAAAATTATTACGTTTTGCTCGTACAGGTTTAGCGGTGGCGACTTTGCGTGGCAAATCTTATTTATCTATCGGCTCCGTTTCAATGGGGATTGCTGGCTCTATCGTAAACCAAGAGTTCTTCCAAAACTATTTGGGTATGCGTAATGAATATGTGGATATGACTGAAATTAAACGCCGTCTAGACCGCAACATTTACGATGAAGCCGAATTTAAATTAGCGATGGACTGGGTGAAAGTCTATTGCAAAGAAGGGGTTGATGTTAATGCCCCAGAAAACCAACGCTCGCCAGAAGAACGTGAAAAACTTTGGGAAGATGTGGTGAAAATGACCATCATCGCCCGTGATTTAATGGTGGGCAACCCACGTTTAGCTGAATTAGGCTACGGCGAAGAAGCATTAGGTCACAATGCCATCGCTGCTGGTTTCCAAGGGCAACGCCATTGGACAGACCATTTGCCAAACGGTGACTTTTTAGAAGCAATGCTAAATTCCACCTACGACTGGAACGGTGTGCGTCCGCCATACATTATGGCAACCGAAAACGACAGCTTAAATGGCGTGAATATGTTATTCGGTAACTTATTAACCGGTCAGGCTCAAGTGTTTGCGGATGTGCGTACTTACTGGAGCGAAGATTCGGTTGAGCGGGTCACAGGCTGGCGTCCGGAAAGTGGCTTTATCCACTTAATCAATTCAGGTTCAGCAGCGTTAGACGGCACAGGTCAACACACTGACAAAGACGGCAAACCAACCATCAAACCTGCTTGGGAAGTAACAGAAGAAGATGGAAAACGCTGTTTAGAGAATACACATTGGTGTCCAGCGGTTCACGAATACTTCCGTGGCGGCGGTTTATCTTCTCAATTCTTAACCAAAGGCGGAATGCCATTTACGATGCACCGCATCAACTTAATCAAAGGTATTGGGCCGGTGTTACAAATTGCGGAGGGTTGGTCTATCGACTTACCAGAACACGTTCACGATACCTTAAACAAACGCACCAACGAAACTTGGCCAACGACGTGGTTCGTACCACGCTTAACAGGCAAAGGGGCATTTGCTGATGTGTATAGCGTGATGGCTAACTGGGGAGCAAACCACTGCGTAGCCACTTACGGACACGTGGGTGCAGACTTAATCACCCTGGCTTCAATGTTACGCATTCCAGTTTGTATGCACAATGTGGAAGACAAAGACGTATTCCGCCCAAGTGCGTGGAATGGCTTTGGACAAGACAAAGAAGGTCAAGACTACAGAGCTTGTGCAAACTTCGGACCACTTTATAAATAA